A section of the Candidatus Nitrosacidococcus sp. I8 genome encodes:
- a CDS encoding type II secretion system F family protein, whose translation MPIFHYKATTLSGEIIEGDHRADGEEGVIEWLHGQSYIPIRIEESGSGRVRRTKQTNGISLFNSKKKVNQNEIGIITRELATLLRAGLPLDRAFSILIEITDEGPVKELLAHVQNKVRGGASLAEAMEAQEGDFSSLYISMVRAGEAGGAVDIILGRLADFMERAKALKNLITSALIYPIILVGVAGLSVIILLAFVVPQFQQLFDSAGKALPLATQIVIAAGELLQNYWWALLLGFVGIVLLARYQLQIPECRYQWDGWLLRLPLVGDLVAKLEMARLSRTLSTLLLNGVPLLSALEIVKDTLGNLVLAEALGEVANSLRQGNRMADPLLETGLFPRMAVQMIKVGEETGQLEDMLGQVAETYDGEVETTVKRLLALLEPILILTLGVVIAGIIMSILVAILSVNDLAF comes from the coding sequence ATGCCCATTTTTCACTATAAAGCAACAACTCTATCTGGAGAAATTATAGAAGGGGATCATCGTGCTGATGGGGAAGAAGGTGTTATTGAATGGCTTCATGGTCAAAGCTATATTCCCATTAGAATTGAGGAATCAGGATCAGGGAGAGTACGTCGAACAAAACAAACGAATGGAATTAGCTTATTTAATAGTAAAAAAAAGGTTAATCAAAATGAAATTGGCATAATTACAAGGGAATTGGCTACTTTATTACGGGCTGGATTACCTTTAGATCGGGCGTTTAGCATTTTAATAGAAATTACCGATGAGGGACCGGTAAAGGAGTTATTAGCTCATGTACAGAATAAAGTACGAGGTGGTGCTTCTCTTGCAGAAGCTATGGAAGCTCAAGAGGGAGATTTCTCTTCCCTGTATATCAGTATGGTAAGAGCGGGGGAAGCAGGTGGAGCAGTAGATATTATTTTAGGGCGATTGGCCGATTTCATGGAGCGTGCAAAAGCCTTAAAGAACTTAATTACCTCTGCATTAATTTATCCCATAATTCTAGTAGGTGTTGCGGGGCTTTCTGTGATTATCTTACTGGCTTTTGTTGTACCTCAATTTCAGCAATTATTTGATAGTGCGGGTAAAGCACTGCCACTAGCAACTCAAATTGTCATTGCTGCAGGTGAATTACTACAAAATTATTGGTGGGCATTACTGTTAGGTTTTGTAGGAATAGTTTTATTAGCACGTTATCAATTACAAATCCCAGAATGTCGTTATCAGTGGGATGGATGGCTATTACGATTGCCTTTAGTGGGAGATTTAGTTGCTAAATTAGAAATGGCTCGACTATCTAGAACTCTAAGTACTTTGTTATTAAATGGCGTTCCATTACTTTCTGCATTAGAAATTGTTAAAGATACTTTAGGAAATTTAGTATTAGCCGAAGCACTTGGAGAAGTAGCGAATTCTTTACGCCAAGGGAATAGGATGGCCGATCCCTTATTAGAAACTGGTTTATTTCCAAGAATGGCAGTACAAATGATTAAAGTTGGAGAAGAAACAGGGCAGCTAGAAGACATGCTGGGACAAGTGGCAGAAACTTATGATGGAGAAGTAGAAACTACTGTAAAGCGATTGCTTGCTCTACTAGAACCTATTTTAATTCTTACTTTAGGCGTAGTAATTGCAGGCATTATTATGTCTATTTTAGTTGCTATTTTAAGTGTAAATGATCTAGCGTTTTAA
- the rnr gene encoding ribonuclease R, whose translation MDKWKKEDPYFTRECQKYGQPIPSREYIIECLKHQNKPITSRDLIKNLGLKDNKSQKAFYRRLKAMVREGQISRNHHRAYSIVSQPKLISGQIIGHRDGYGFLAPDEGGEDLYLSIQEMRSVLHGDRVIARVIGIDKRDRKEGSIVEILRHGNKQIVGRFVIEQKQGFLIPSNHRLNQDILIPTKFQKGIKPNQIAVAEITQQPTNKTPPIGKIATILGDYKTPNIEVETAIYNYDLPHYWSKELLKEVKKFKPNISKIEIEKRVDLRTLPLVTIDGEDAQDFDDAVYASQEGKNWRLWVAIADVSQYVPIHSAIDDEAKERGNSVYFPNQVIPMLPEVLSNNLCSLKPQEDRLALVCELEIGPRGGLHNFNFYPGIVKSAARLTYQQVAEMLLKNNLELKKTYHSLLPHLEKMYALYQVLHKARVRRGTIDFEIEESQIIFDKYQKIKNIQLRVRTPIHRLIEEFMILANIAAAHFLKQNKIPSLFRTHEHPAEEKLLDLRKFLGKLGVELLGGNNPQSKDFSQLLHSIQERPDFHLIQTAILRSLKQAVYTSTDSTHFGLALKEYTHFTSPIRRYSDLLVHRGIHHILEKRALQTFPYNKENTLDLGAHCSMTERRADEATRDAINWLKCEYMVNKVGETFNGLITGVTGFGLFVELCDIYIEGLIHISALDKDYFHFDSANYQLVGERTHKTYQLGDKLLVNVAHVNMDERKIDLLLT comes from the coding sequence ATGGATAAATGGAAAAAAGAAGATCCTTATTTCACTCGTGAGTGCCAAAAGTATGGCCAGCCTATACCTAGTAGAGAATATATTATTGAGTGTTTAAAACACCAAAATAAACCGATTACTTCCCGAGATCTGATAAAAAACCTAGGATTAAAGGATAATAAGTCTCAGAAGGCCTTTTACCGACGCCTTAAAGCAATGGTTAGGGAAGGCCAAATTAGCCGTAATCATCACCGTGCTTATAGTATTGTATCTCAACCAAAGCTTATTTCTGGTCAAATTATCGGTCATCGAGATGGTTATGGTTTTTTAGCTCCCGATGAGGGGGGGGAAGATCTTTATCTCTCTATACAAGAGATGCGCTCTGTACTCCATGGAGATAGGGTGATTGCTCGTGTTATTGGTATAGATAAACGAGATCGAAAAGAGGGGAGTATTGTAGAGATTTTAAGACATGGTAATAAGCAAATTGTAGGGCGTTTTGTTATAGAACAAAAACAAGGCTTTTTAATCCCTAGTAATCATCGATTAAATCAAGATATTCTTATTCCTACAAAATTTCAAAAAGGTATTAAGCCTAATCAAATAGCAGTTGCTGAAATTACACAACAACCCACTAATAAAACACCTCCAATTGGAAAGATTGCTACAATATTAGGAGATTATAAAACCCCGAATATAGAAGTAGAAACTGCTATTTATAATTACGACTTGCCTCATTATTGGTCAAAAGAGCTATTAAAGGAGGTAAAAAAATTTAAACCTAATATTTCTAAAATAGAAATCGAAAAGCGGGTAGATTTACGAACATTACCCTTAGTCACTATTGATGGAGAAGATGCTCAAGATTTCGATGATGCAGTTTATGCATCACAAGAAGGAAAGAATTGGCGATTGTGGGTAGCTATTGCAGATGTAAGCCAGTATGTGCCTATACATTCTGCGATAGATGATGAAGCAAAAGAGCGAGGTAACTCAGTATATTTTCCAAACCAAGTTATCCCCATGTTACCGGAAGTTCTTTCCAACAATTTATGTTCTCTTAAGCCTCAAGAAGATCGATTAGCACTTGTTTGTGAACTGGAAATTGGTCCACGTGGGGGTTTACATAATTTTAACTTTTATCCTGGAATAGTTAAATCAGCTGCTCGTCTTACCTATCAGCAAGTTGCTGAAATGCTACTAAAAAATAATCTAGAGCTTAAAAAAACTTATCATTCTCTATTACCCCATCTGGAAAAAATGTACGCACTCTATCAAGTGTTGCATAAAGCAAGAGTTCGCCGAGGTACAATTGATTTTGAAATAGAGGAAAGTCAAATTATTTTTGATAAGTATCAAAAGATAAAAAATATTCAACTCAGAGTACGCACTCCTATTCATCGACTCATTGAAGAGTTTATGATTTTAGCAAATATTGCTGCTGCGCATTTTTTAAAGCAAAATAAAATCCCCAGTCTTTTTCGTACCCACGAGCATCCTGCAGAGGAAAAACTACTTGATTTACGAAAATTTTTAGGAAAATTGGGGGTAGAACTACTAGGGGGTAATAATCCACAGAGTAAGGATTTTTCTCAGTTGTTACATTCAATTCAAGAACGACCAGATTTTCATTTAATTCAAACTGCTATATTACGTAGCTTGAAACAGGCAGTCTATACATCAACGGATAGTACCCACTTCGGGCTAGCACTTAAAGAGTATACCCATTTTACTTCGCCTATCCGGCGCTACTCAGATTTATTAGTGCATCGGGGTATCCATCATATCTTAGAAAAAAGAGCTCTACAAACATTTCCCTATAATAAAGAAAATACGCTAGATTTAGGTGCTCATTGTTCTATGACAGAGCGACGTGCAGATGAGGCAACTCGAGATGCGATAAATTGGCTCAAGTGTGAATATATGGTAAATAAAGTAGGCGAAACCTTTAATGGTCTAATTACTGGGGTAACTGGGTTTGGGTTATTTGTTGAACTTTGTGATATTTATATAGAAGGATTGATTCATATCAGTGCTTTGGATAAAGATTATTTTCATTTTGATTCTGCTAATTACCAGCTTGTAGGAGAACGAACCCACAAAACTTATCAGCTAGGCGATAAATTATTAGTTAATGTAGCACATGTGAATATGGATGAGCGAAAAATAGATTTGCTACTCACTTAA
- the rpsF gene encoding 30S ribosomal protein S6, translating to MRHYEIVFLTHPDQSAQVPTMLDRYRQIIEKDGGSIHRLEDWGRRQLAYPIQKVYKAHYVLMNIECTSEALEELNNAFRFNDAILRNIAIRRDEAITESSFLVKGEEAGHHHDSHSNYSRHNRFESEDEDEDSNT from the coding sequence ATGAGACATTATGAAATTGTATTTTTAACCCATCCAGATCAGAGTGCTCAAGTGCCTACTATGCTTGATCGATATCGTCAAATAATTGAAAAAGATGGTGGATCTATACATCGATTAGAAGATTGGGGTCGACGCCAGCTCGCCTATCCAATTCAAAAAGTTTACAAAGCACACTACGTATTAATGAATATCGAATGCACTTCAGAGGCACTTGAAGAATTAAATAATGCTTTTCGATTTAATGATGCCATACTAAGGAATATAGCGATCCGTAGAGACGAGGCAATTACAGAATCTTCATTTTTAGTTAAGGGCGAAGAGGCTGGGCACCACCATGATTCTCACTCAAATTATTCTAGGCATAATCGCTTTGAATCAGAAGATGAGGATGAGGATAGTAATACCTAG
- a CDS encoding DMT family transporter, with protein MKDWVYLGIAILSEVVATTALKESNGFSKPFFTSIVIIGYLNAFYCFSLTLRTIPLGIAYAIWAGAGVVLVAISAWVIYGQKLDLAATVGMGFITLGILVMNIFSKPIAH; from the coding sequence ATGAAAGACTGGGTATATTTAGGAATTGCTATTCTTAGTGAAGTCGTTGCTACCACGGCTCTTAAGGAGAGCAATGGTTTTTCTAAACCCTTCTTTACAAGTATAGTGATTATTGGTTATTTAAATGCTTTTTACTGTTTCTCCCTTACACTTCGTACGATACCGCTAGGTATTGCTTATGCTATATGGGCAGGAGCTGGTGTTGTTTTAGTAGCCATATCTGCTTGGGTGATTTATGGGCAGAAATTAGATTTAGCTGCTACTGTTGGCATGGGATTTATTACACTAGGTATTTTGGTGATGAATATTTTTTCAAAACCTATAGCACATTAA
- the nfi gene encoding deoxyribonuclease V (cleaves DNA at apurinic or apyrimidinic sites): MTWFDFPNFPNKAKEQQERLSAQVIREDCFKEIKIVAGVDVGFEEQGKITRAAAVTLSLSNLKVIEEVVIRQPTQLPYIPGFLSFRECPAILTALTKLNKAPDLILCDGHGIAHPRRFGNACHVGVETNIPSIGVGKSRLIGKYDPIPDTVGSWVSLIDKNETIGVVLRTKAGVRPIFISIGHKISLQTAIKYSLACVIRYRLPEPTRLADKLASNRK, from the coding sequence ATGACTTGGTTTGATTTTCCTAATTTCCCCAATAAAGCAAAAGAGCAACAAGAGCGACTTTCTGCTCAAGTGATTAGGGAGGATTGTTTTAAAGAGATAAAAATCGTTGCAGGAGTGGATGTAGGGTTTGAAGAACAAGGTAAAATTACCCGAGCAGCTGCGGTAACCCTATCTCTTAGTAATTTAAAGGTAATAGAAGAGGTAGTTATACGACAACCGACCCAATTGCCTTACATACCGGGGTTTTTGTCTTTCCGTGAATGCCCTGCCATATTAACTGCCTTAACAAAGTTAAATAAAGCACCAGATTTAATTCTCTGTGACGGTCATGGAATCGCTCACCCGAGGAGATTTGGTAATGCTTGTCATGTAGGTGTGGAAACAAATATCCCTAGTATTGGTGTAGGTAAATCCCGCTTAATTGGAAAATATGATCCAATTCCAGATACAGTAGGTAGTTGGGTGTCTTTAATAGATAAAAACGAAACTATTGGTGTAGTATTGCGTACTAAAGCAGGAGTACGACCTATTTTCATCTCTATAGGACATAAAATTAGTTTGCAAACTGCGATTAAATATTCTCTCGCTTGTGTTATCCGGTATCGATTACCTGAACCTACTCGTTTGGCTGATAAACTAGCAAGCAACAGAAAATAG
- the rpsR gene encoding 30S ribosomal protein S18: protein MAHYFRRKRFCRFTAEGVKEIDYKDLATLRDYITETGRIIPSRIVGTKTKYQRQLSKAIKRARYLALLPYCDHH from the coding sequence ATGGCACACTATTTTAGACGTAAAAGGTTTTGTCGTTTCACAGCCGAAGGAGTTAAGGAAATTGATTATAAAGATCTAGCAACTCTTAGAGACTACATTACTGAAACAGGTAGAATTATACCTAGTAGAATTGTAGGGACTAAAACAAAATACCAACGACAACTATCTAAAGCGATAAAGCGTGCACGCTATTTAGCGCTGCTCCCTTACTGTGATCACCATTAA
- the rlmB gene encoding 23S rRNA (guanosine(2251)-2'-O)-methyltransferase RlmB yields MNKKYKNSHRENSHQENFAYGLHSVCSVLTEESTEIISLWINQNREDQQIEKIKILAYTRGVTPFFVTQKNLDDLSLGANHQGVAVQFLTQLPTTEDQLFTLLKGLTDSPFLLILDSIQDPHNLGACLRTAEAAGVHGVIVPKDQAVSITSTVRKVASGAAERVPFITVTNLTRTINKLKDQGVWVVGAVVSEGTSLYQMELKGSIAVVLGAEGKGLRRLVQTHCDYLASIPMCGAIGSLNVSVATGVFLFEIQRQRGYLN; encoded by the coding sequence ATGAATAAAAAATATAAAAACTCTCATAGAGAAAATAGCCACCAAGAAAATTTTGCCTACGGATTACATTCGGTGTGTAGCGTACTTACAGAAGAGAGTACAGAAATTATCTCGCTCTGGATTAATCAGAATCGAGAAGATCAGCAGATTGAAAAAATTAAGATCCTTGCATATACTCGAGGGGTTACTCCTTTTTTTGTTACTCAGAAAAATCTTGATGATCTTAGTTTAGGTGCGAATCATCAAGGAGTTGCCGTTCAATTTTTAACCCAGCTACCTACTACTGAAGATCAATTGTTTACCCTATTGAAAGGTTTAACTGATTCTCCTTTCTTACTTATTTTAGATAGTATTCAGGATCCCCATAATCTAGGTGCTTGTCTACGTACTGCAGAGGCAGCAGGTGTCCATGGCGTCATTGTTCCTAAAGATCAAGCAGTATCGATAACATCTACAGTACGTAAAGTAGCAAGTGGTGCAGCAGAGCGAGTCCCTTTTATTACCGTTACTAACTTAACTAGAACTATAAATAAGCTAAAAGATCAGGGAGTGTGGGTGGTTGGTGCAGTAGTTAGCGAAGGAACATCGCTCTACCAAATGGAATTAAAAGGTTCTATTGCTGTGGTATTAGGCGCTGAAGGTAAAGGATTAAGAAGGTTAGTGCAAACACATTGTGATTACTTAGCATCTATCCCTATGTGTGGTGCAATTGGTAGCCTGAATGTTTCCGTAGCTACTGGTGTTTTTCTTTTCGAGATTCAACGCCAACGAGGATATTTAAATTGA
- the gspE gene encoding type II secretion system ATPase GspE — protein MEQSSAVISRSNIENLDEELSQYLIDQGKLRPTESQHAKRLAVDEGIRFSTMLARLGLVSERDVAEAFSALLSLPLWTAADDSYEEPEKQISLKFLKESRAIPILEENKSITLAMADPGDIYVQNAIALAYGKSVKLQIALPSELDAFFERQAGSSKSAMGQIVEHLGADDDSETDVQHLKDMASEAPVVRLVNLLIQRAIESRASDIHIEPFENNLRVRYRVDGVLQDVEAPPARSRAAVISRFKIMAKLNIAERRLPQDGRIQIRIQGRELDLRVSTVPTLYGESVVLRLLDKGNIVLDFTALGFEGDTLTRFLQVLELPHGIIVVTGPTGSGKSTTLYTALNKLNTPDRKIITVEDPVEYQLEGINQIQVKAQIGLTFSGALRSIVRQDPDVIMIGEMRDRETASIAVQSSLTGHLVLSTLHTNDAAGGITRLLDMGIEDYLLTSTVSGILAQRLVRTLCKHCAEPYEALPELIEEMKLYRFSNENQIVLYRPVGCEHCGGIGYHGRAAIMEFLVMSDPIRRLVLQHADSGSIQDQAQKEGMRIMYEDGLSKALSGFTTLEEVIRVSQDN, from the coding sequence ATGGAACAATCATCCGCTGTAATTTCTAGATCTAATATAGAAAATTTAGATGAAGAGTTGAGCCAATATTTAATTGATCAAGGAAAGTTACGTCCTACTGAATCTCAACATGCAAAACGACTTGCAGTAGATGAAGGGATACGGTTTTCAACTATGCTTGCTCGATTAGGTTTAGTTTCTGAACGAGATGTCGCTGAAGCTTTTTCTGCTCTACTTTCTTTACCTTTATGGACAGCAGCCGATGATTCCTATGAAGAACCAGAGAAACAAATATCCCTTAAATTTCTCAAAGAATCTAGAGCAATTCCTATACTAGAGGAAAATAAGTCTATCACATTGGCTATGGCTGATCCTGGAGATATTTATGTACAAAATGCCATCGCATTAGCTTATGGTAAATCCGTAAAATTACAAATTGCATTACCTTCTGAACTAGACGCATTTTTTGAACGTCAAGCAGGGAGTAGTAAATCTGCCATGGGTCAAATTGTTGAGCACCTAGGTGCAGATGATGATTCTGAAACAGATGTACAGCATTTAAAAGACATGGCAAGTGAAGCACCCGTTGTTCGTTTAGTTAATTTGCTTATTCAACGGGCTATAGAATCTAGAGCTTCTGATATTCATATTGAGCCCTTTGAGAATAATCTACGGGTACGTTATCGAGTAGATGGGGTATTACAGGACGTAGAAGCACCTCCAGCTCGTTCTAGAGCAGCAGTGATTTCCCGCTTTAAAATTATGGCAAAATTGAATATCGCAGAAAGACGCTTGCCGCAAGATGGTCGTATTCAAATTAGAATCCAAGGGCGAGAATTAGATTTACGTGTCTCTACCGTACCTACCTTATACGGGGAAAGTGTAGTACTTCGTTTATTAGATAAAGGTAATATAGTTTTAGATTTTACTGCACTAGGCTTTGAGGGGGATACACTTACTCGGTTTTTACAAGTATTAGAACTTCCTCATGGAATCATTGTTGTAACCGGTCCTACGGGAAGTGGTAAGAGTACTACGCTTTATACCGCATTGAATAAACTAAATACACCAGATCGTAAAATTATAACTGTAGAAGATCCCGTAGAGTATCAACTAGAGGGAATCAATCAAATACAAGTTAAAGCTCAAATTGGATTAACCTTTTCAGGTGCCCTACGATCTATCGTACGCCAAGATCCAGATGTCATTATGATTGGAGAAATGCGAGATCGGGAGACCGCAAGTATTGCAGTACAATCCTCATTAACAGGACACTTAGTGCTTTCCACCCTTCATACTAATGATGCGGCTGGAGGGATCACTCGACTCCTAGATATGGGGATTGAAGATTACTTACTTACTTCTACCGTAAGTGGTATTTTAGCCCAACGGTTAGTACGTACTTTATGTAAGCATTGTGCTGAACCTTATGAGGCTTTACCTGAACTTATAGAAGAAATGAAACTCTATCGTTTTAGTAATGAAAATCAGATTGTACTTTATCGCCCGGTAGGCTGTGAGCACTGTGGAGGGATTGGTTATCATGGGCGAGCAGCAATTATGGAATTTCTAGTGATGAGCGATCCTATTCGTCGATTAGTACTTCAACATGCAGATTCTGGAAGTATTCAAGACCAAGCCCAAAAAGAAGGGATGCGAATCATGTATGAAGATGGGCTAAGCAAAGCACTTTCTGGGTTTACAACTTTAGAGGAAGTAATTCGGGTAAGCCAGGATAACTAA
- a CDS encoding GspH/FimT family pseudopilin, whose amino-acid sequence MITKNQIGFTLVELLVVLTLAGIMISLVPPMLEGKIAGTEIRGAARRLAAGLKYTRSYAITYHKEAALTLDLESRSFTITDRERKYSLPKNIEIDLVTARSQVDSDRSGKIKFFPDGTSTGGRVTLERGTSKYQVDINWLTGQIKILD is encoded by the coding sequence TTGATTACTAAAAACCAAATAGGATTTACTTTAGTTGAACTATTGGTTGTATTAACCCTTGCTGGGATCATGATATCTTTAGTCCCTCCTATGTTAGAGGGTAAAATAGCGGGTACTGAAATAAGAGGGGCAGCACGAAGGCTAGCGGCTGGGTTAAAATATACCCGTAGCTACGCAATCACTTATCATAAGGAAGCTGCCCTTACTTTGGATCTAGAAAGTCGTAGCTTTACGATTACAGATAGGGAGCGTAAATATTCTCTTCCTAAAAATATAGAAATTGATTTAGTTACCGCACGCTCTCAAGTAGATTCAGATAGATCGGGTAAAATTAAGTTTTTCCCAGATGGGACTTCTACTGGAGGACGAGTTACCCTTGAACGGGGAACAAGTAAATATCAAGTAGATATTAATTGGCTTACAGGTCAAATTAAAATTCTTGATTAA
- a CDS encoding prepilin-type N-terminal cleavage/methylation domain-containing protein yields MIKEEKGFSLLEVLVAFAILSISLGVLLQIFSTGMNASQLSEEYTYATSLAESKLATIGIETPYLEGVNGGEFDEKYHWRTTITLYEQIDPTQGLNGGFNNQASSIPVLYKVKVEVFWESTYKKRTVTLNTFRLGLM; encoded by the coding sequence TTGATTAAAGAAGAAAAAGGATTCTCTTTATTGGAAGTACTCGTTGCATTTGCAATTTTAAGTATTTCCTTAGGTGTCCTGCTGCAAATATTTTCAACGGGAATGAACGCAAGTCAGCTCTCGGAAGAATATACCTATGCTACTTCACTTGCCGAATCTAAATTAGCTACTATCGGTATAGAAACTCCTTATTTAGAAGGGGTTAATGGGGGGGAATTTGATGAGAAGTATCATTGGCGTACAACTATTACGCTTTATGAGCAGATCGATCCAACCCAGGGGTTAAACGGAGGATTTAATAACCAAGCTAGCTCAATCCCTGTATTATATAAAGTAAAAGTTGAAGTATTTTGGGAATCTACTTATAAAAAACGAACAGTTACTTTAAATACATTTAGATTAGGGTTAATGTAA
- the gspG gene encoding type II secretion system major pseudopilin GspG translates to MKLKKFSRLSHVNKGFTLIELLVVLVILGLLAGLVGPQVMKYLGGAKSDSTRLQIENIASVLDLYRLDVGHYPSTSEGLQALIEAPAGAKNWDGPYLKKKQVPKDSWGNDYHYRSPGEHGPFDVYSLGADGVEGGEGENQDVASWE, encoded by the coding sequence ATGAAACTGAAAAAATTCAGTAGATTATCCCATGTAAATAAGGGATTTACTTTAATTGAATTATTAGTCGTATTGGTAATTTTAGGACTACTCGCAGGGTTGGTAGGTCCTCAAGTTATGAAATACTTAGGTGGAGCAAAATCGGATTCAACTCGGCTTCAAATTGAAAATATCGCCTCTGTTCTTGATCTCTATCGTTTAGATGTGGGGCATTATCCGAGTACATCTGAAGGGCTTCAAGCACTGATAGAAGCACCTGCTGGTGCTAAGAATTGGGATGGCCCCTATTTAAAGAAAAAACAAGTACCTAAAGACTCATGGGGTAATGATTATCACTATCGTTCTCCTGGAGAGCACGGTCCCTTTGATGTTTACTCTTTAGGTGCTGATGGGGTTGAAGGCGGGGAAGGGGAAAATCAAGATGTTGCCAGCTGGGAGTAG
- a CDS encoding glutaredoxin family protein codes for MEIPTEFILYHTAGCHLCDKARALIAQIPYLIVKEIEIGDSAQLMDCYGTKIPVLFSTKTQAALNWPFTLQDIIQAIQVDKN; via the coding sequence ATGGAAATCCCTACAGAATTTATCCTATACCATACTGCTGGTTGCCATTTATGCGATAAGGCACGGGCACTTATTGCTCAAATACCTTATCTAATTGTGAAAGAGATAGAAATTGGAGATAGTGCTCAGCTAATGGATTGTTATGGAACAAAAATACCAGTACTCTTTAGTACTAAAACACAAGCCGCGCTAAATTGGCCTTTTACCCTACAAGATATAATACAAGCTATCCAAGTAGATAAAAATTAA
- the asd gene encoding archaetidylserine decarboxylase (Phosphatidylserine decarboxylase is synthesized as a single chain precursor. Generation of the pyruvoyl active site from a Ser is coupled to cleavage of a Gly-Ser bond between the larger (beta) and smaller (alpha chains). It is an integral membrane protein.), with translation MANNASHRLRDWLLSLYQYLLPQHILSLLIYHFTRHKIRWLTQLEIHLFRIIFRVNMDEAKIPYAKEYPNFNTFFSRALRESVRPIAKHGEIACPVDGHISQIGTLNRGKLIQAKGWHYQLTDLLGHPQISLDSFYQGSFATFYLHPRDYHRVHMPLDGHLEEMIYIPGRLFSVSPKTVNGVPHLFSHNERVINIFNTEIGPMIMILVGAIFVGSIETVWAGQITPPYQGHTRHWGYTEENKIPKLSKGQEMGRFNMGSTVILIFPTKSMKWLSHLSPNTHVLIGQSVGILNKS, from the coding sequence ATGGCTAATAATGCCTCACATCGGCTTCGAGACTGGTTATTGAGTTTATATCAATACTTATTACCTCAGCATATTTTATCTCTACTAATATATCACTTTACGCGACATAAAATTCGTTGGCTTACCCAGTTAGAAATTCACTTATTTAGGATCATTTTCAGGGTAAATATGGATGAGGCAAAAATCCCTTATGCTAAAGAGTATCCTAATTTTAATACTTTCTTTAGCCGTGCATTACGAGAGAGTGTACGCCCTATTGCTAAACATGGAGAAATTGCCTGTCCAGTAGATGGCCATATTAGTCAAATCGGCACATTAAATCGTGGAAAACTAATTCAAGCGAAGGGCTGGCATTATCAACTTACTGATTTACTTGGTCATCCTCAAATTAGTTTAGATTCTTTTTACCAAGGATCTTTTGCTACTTTTTATCTCCACCCCAGAGATTATCACCGGGTCCATATGCCATTAGATGGACATTTAGAAGAAATGATTTATATTCCAGGTCGTTTATTTTCTGTTAGCCCTAAAACAGTCAATGGCGTACCTCATCTTTTTTCCCATAATGAACGAGTAATTAATATATTTAATACTGAAATAGGTCCTATGATTATGATTCTTGTAGGTGCTATTTTTGTTGGGAGTATTGAAACAGTGTGGGCTGGTCAAATCACACCACCCTATCAAGGTCATACCCGCCATTGGGGTTACACAGAAGAAAACAAGATACCTAAGTTAAGTAAAGGTCAAGAAATGGGTCGTTTTAATATGGGATCTACGGTAATCCTAATTTTTCCTACTAAATCTATGAAGTGGCTATCTCATTTATCTCCAAATACACATGTACTAATAGGTCAGAGTGTAGGTATTTTAAATAAAAGTTAG